A region of Sulfurimonas sp. DNA encodes the following proteins:
- a CDS encoding flagellar assembly protein A produces MALFGSGKESKKSSKKIRPTIVRTQNVAKELIDVAKFYKVNVNKIDFNILEVQTYTRMSNESAEVDWDEISSEDLTELEDKGSFLNKDFQIKQMYEIEIFSKVQNDNYVDFSLAIGANATKCKVYLSIKAGSSVSYNPRFEKELAILINKSKVRANILINIFDEMLDDVISKIVAHVRVEEEVIYDKNQTYLIAKAYEPTLTTDDEIILHYDKKEEITESSKVDYSSRDFIQNVYKDELLIEYIKPKEGKAGRNCRGEFMEPKEPIEANIPTFSTDDTIKIIDSEDCIEYCACENGYIVLEGTNYTIKSEVDIGEISFKTTGNITAGVDSGINLNVKEPDAQKDAIGSGMEVEVSEIDIDGNIGAYAKVVALKATVSGQTHKDSVIKADKLQINVHRGVAYGRNINISRLEHGEVDGDIVEISKAVGGNIRAKEIVIELCTSHVEATASRFIEIKKLQGSENTFTIDPVLKKSTQVDLGENHEKIEKLQKDVNNINLEIKKYTKIIKGNLATHNDVKKRLLHYKKSGVKMPSSFIKQYKQFIKMQEHLKKIKQEYDIKLDKLKLLTTQTASFQDNIFDARIINRDKWVGYNEIIFKLVDPPIELSHKPVEGSIDMIFAVVELVDGGFKIEAVKE; encoded by the coding sequence ATGGCATTATTTGGTTCAGGTAAAGAGAGTAAAAAATCATCAAAAAAAATTCGTCCAACTATTGTGCGCACGCAAAATGTTGCCAAGGAGTTAATCGATGTAGCTAAATTTTACAAAGTTAATGTCAATAAAATTGATTTTAATATATTGGAAGTTCAAACATATACTCGCATGAGTAATGAATCGGCAGAGGTAGATTGGGACGAAATATCTAGTGAAGACCTTACTGAATTAGAAGATAAAGGTTCTTTTTTAAATAAAGATTTTCAAATTAAACAGATGTATGAGATAGAAATATTTTCAAAAGTACAAAATGATAATTATGTTGATTTTAGTTTAGCTATTGGTGCAAATGCTACAAAATGTAAAGTTTATCTGAGTATTAAAGCTGGTTCTAGTGTTAGTTATAATCCAAGGTTTGAAAAAGAACTTGCCATTCTTATAAATAAAAGTAAAGTTCGTGCAAATATACTCATAAATATTTTTGATGAAATGCTAGATGATGTTATATCAAAAATTGTAGCACATGTTAGAGTTGAAGAAGAAGTTATTTATGACAAAAATCAGACATATCTTATAGCGAAGGCTTATGAGCCAACTTTAACTACCGATGATGAAATTATTTTGCATTATGATAAAAAAGAAGAGATTACTGAAAGCTCTAAGGTCGATTATTCAAGTAGAGATTTTATACAAAATGTTTATAAAGATGAACTTCTTATAGAGTATATAAAACCTAAGGAAGGAAAAGCTGGTAGAAACTGTCGTGGTGAATTTATGGAGCCTAAAGAACCGATTGAGGCTAATATTCCTACATTTAGTACAGATGATACGATTAAAATCATTGATAGTGAAGATTGCATAGAATATTGTGCTTGTGAAAATGGTTATATTGTCTTAGAGGGAACAAACTATACAATAAAGTCAGAAGTTGATATAGGAGAAATAAGTTTTAAAACAACTGGTAATATAACTGCTGGAGTAGATTCAGGTATAAATTTAAATGTAAAAGAACCAGATGCTCAAAAAGATGCTATTGGTTCTGGAATGGAAGTTGAAGTATCTGAAATAGACATAGACGGTAATATTGGTGCTTACGCTAAAGTAGTGGCATTAAAAGCAACAGTATCAGGGCAAACTCACAAAGATTCTGTTATTAAAGCAGATAAATTACAGATAAATGTCCACAGGGGTGTAGCGTATGGAAGAAATATTAATATTTCAAGGCTTGAACATGGAGAAGTTGATGGAGATATAGTAGAAATTTCTAAAGCTGTTGGTGGAAATATAAGAGCTAAAGAAATAGTTATAGAGTTATGTACTTCCCATGTCGAAGCTACTGCTTCAAGGTTTATAGAGATTAAGAAGTTACAAGGAAGTGAAAATACTTTTACCATTGACCCTGTACTTAAAAAATCTACACAAGTTGACCTAGGTGAAAATCATGAAAAAATTGAAAAATTACAAAAGGATGTAAATAATATAAACTTAGAGATAAAAAAATATACAAAAATTATAAAAGGAAATTTAGCTACGCATAATGATGTTAAAAAACGACTATTGCATTATAAAAAAAGTGGTGTTAAAATGCCTTCTTCATTCATTAAACAATATAAGCAGTTTATAAAAATGCAAGAGCATTTAAAAAAAATAAAACAAGAATATGATATAAAACTTGATAAACTAAAATTATTAACAACACAAACAGCTTCTTTTCAAGATAATATTTTTGATGCAAGAATAATAAATAGAGATAAGTGGGTAGGTTATAA